Part of the Bacteroides acidifaciens genome, CCTGCCAATTTCTTAGAGGCAACTCCCATCACTTTACCCATGTCCTTACCGCTGGTAGCACCTACTTCAGCGATGATTTCCTTCAATGCAGCTTCCAACTCTTCAGCGGACATCTGTTTCGGAAGGTATTTTTCCATAACGGCTACCTGGCCTAATTCTATGTCAGCCAAGTCCTGGCGTCCCTGTCCGATATAGATTTCGGCAGAATCTTTTCCTTGTTTCACTAATTTCTGGATAATCTTGAGGGCTGCGTCATTTGTCAGTGTATCGTTAGCTCCCGGAGCGGTCTTGGCTTCCAGGAAAAACTTCTTTATATTTCTCAAAGTTTCCAAGGCAACCTTGTCTTTTGCCTTCATTGCGTTTTTAATGTCTTCGCTGACTTGGTCGAATAAATCCATATCTTTATATGTTATGATGTTTATATGTTATAAGTTATCAGAAAGTGATGACACCGTTGTCGTCTGTAGCCTCTTCCGTAGCCACTTCCTCTTCGAGGGCAGCTTTCGTGCGGATTTTGGTCAGAGTCGTTTTGTCACGCATATACGTAGGAGAGTCTTCTACCATGGCGATGATGTCGTCGTTGTCCAGGTCTTCCGTGTTGAAGAGATAGATGTGGCGGCGTTTGCGGAGACTCTTGCTTCCGATGTTGCTGGCACTTTCGCCGTATGCTTTGCGGATACGTTCCTTGTTCTTCTCTTTCTCTTCTTCCAGTTGTAACTGGCGTTCTTCCTCTTCCTGGCTGCGTGCTGCATGCAGGCTGTCCATGCCGGGAACGTCTTCTACACCGAATCCGGTTGCCAATACGGTAATTTTCACCTTTGTATCCAGCGAGTTGTCGATAGCAACTCCCCAAATAACTTCTACACCTTCGCGGAATTTGCTCATGAACTCATGTATCTCGTTCATTTCTTCCATCATCAGTTCCGATGACGGGCAGAAAGAGACGTTCAGCATTACTTTCTTGGCATTGAAGATATCGTTGTTATTGAGCAACGGAGAGTGCAGGGCATCGTCGATTGCTTTGGTGACACGGTTTTCACCTTCACCGAATCCGGTACTCATAATGGCTACACCACCGTCCTTCAAGATGGTTTTGACATCGGCAAAGTCAAGGTTGACCGTACCGCGCATGGTGATAATCTCGGCAATGCTCTTGGCGGCAATGGAGAGGGTATCATCAGCTTTGCCGAAAGCGTTCATAAAGGTCAGGTCGGCATATATTTCGCGCAGGCGTTCATTGTTGATGACCAACAGGGCGTCAACATGCTGGGCGATGCGCTCTACACCGTCCAATGCCTGGATGATTTTCTTTTCTCCTTCAAAAATAAATGGGATGGTGACGATGCCGACAGTCAGAATATCCATCTCTTTCGCGATGCGGGCAATGACAGGAGCAGCTCCGGTTCCCGTTCCACCCCCCATTCCGGCTGTGATGAACACCATCTTGGTGCCATCGTTCAGTTGGTTTCTGATATCTTCTATACTCTCTTCAGCGGCGTCGCGTGCCCGTTCGGGACGGTTGCCGGCTCCAAGCCCTTGTGTGATGCTACGGCCCAGTTGCAGTTTCACCGGGACGGGTGATTCGGCTAATGCCTGGTTGTCCGTGTTGCAAAGAACGAACGTTACATCATGGATACCTTCCCGGTACATGTGGTTTACGGCGTTACCGCCGCCACCGCCTACACCAATCACTTTGATGATTTTCGGTGAATCTGTCGGGAAATCGAATTGTACTATCTCGTCCATAATCTTATACTAATTACTAGTTACTATTTACAAATTATAAGCTATGCCTTCAGGAGTTATTTCATATCGTCGTCTGAGAAAATCTCTTTCGTCAGTGAGTCAATCTTGCGCTGAATCCAGCTCGGACCGGCTTCCCGTTTCCGTCTTTCCTTCTCCTCTTTCTCCTTCTGCTTGCGAATCTTTTCCGCTTCTTTAGCTGCTATCTTCGCCTCGCGTTCTTCTTCCTCCTTCTTGAGACGGGCAAGGCGGGCTTGCTCTTTCAGTTCCTGGTCGTCCTCGAACATATCTACTGTTTTGTGGATTTCCGGTTCCGGTTTCGAAGTGGCAGAAGCCGATGCAGGTTGCGGAGCGGTTTCTGTCAGGCAACAGTTCTGGTTCCCTTCGAACAAGAGTCCGAAGAGGGTGTTCTGCGAACCGTCTTTCTTCAGGATATTGCTCGGAGCATGGACGGTGTTACGCGGAAGTTTCGCCATCCGTATTTTCTCTATTTTGCTGCGTTTACGTAGCATTTCGTCGAGGCTTTTCAGGTTGGCGGCTCCTCCTGTCAGGATGATTCCTGCCAGCAGTTTGTCCTCGAAGCCGGATAGCTGTACCTGATTCCATACGTTGGCGATGATTTCTTCGGCACGGGCTTCGATGATGTTATTAAGGTCGGCTACTTTGATGGTACGGCTGTCGTCGTCCAGTTTGCAGGTAGCTTCTTCCTGTTCCGGATCTTCTTCGTAGAGGGCATCACCATAGGCTTTCTTCAGGCGTTCCGCTTCTTCTTCCTCCATTTGCAGGGTGGTGATGTCGCGGGTGATGCTGTTGCCACCCAGCGGTAGTACAGTCAGGAAGCGAAGAATGTTGTTCTTGTAGACGGAGATAGTGGTCGTGTCCGCTCCGAAGTCAATCAGTGCGCAACCCGAACGGCGTTCGCTTTCCGTCAGTACGGTGTTGGCCGTAACGAGCGGGGCAATCAGTTGGTCGGCAATGTCTATTTTAGCTTGTTGGAAGCAGTGCTCCAGGTTCTTGCGTACAGAAGCGCGGGCTACGATATTGAGGAAACGGCCTTCGATATGGCTTCCTACCAGACCTACCGGATTGGCTTGCAGGTTGTTGCCTACCTTATACTCTTGGGGCGCTACATCCAGTATATCCATGTCGACCACCGGGATGGCGATGTTCTCGTCACCGATGGCGCTTACGAGCTCTTCCGATATGATAGCTTCATCTTCCAAATCGCGGCTTACCACGTTGCGGACTGTGCGAAGTGACTGTCCGCCGATACCTACATATACTTTGGCGATTGAGTTTTTCAACTCACCTTCCAGTCTGTTGATGATAGAAGTCAAGCTTTGTGCCGTTTTGTCCAGGTTGAATATCACTCCTTTACGGATAAACGTAGAAGAGTCTTCCTGGGCATATGCCAATATCTGCATGCTTCCGTCACTGTTCTTTTTTCCGGCCACACCGGTTATCTTCGATGAACCAAGTTCAATAGCGGCGATAAATTCTGTTGTTGCCATATCCTTTTTATTTATTATTTTCTCGTTTCGTACAAATAATCTGGTTGCTGAACTCGAGGTTGATGCGTGAATACTTGTTCCAGCCTACCTGGTTGAGTCCTTTCTTATAGAATTCTTTAAGGCGTGCTAGTTTGTTTTCAAAATTGTCCAGTTTGCCAAGATAGATAAGGTGGTCGCCCACACGTGGCACTAATTCGATGTTGCGGTCGGGCAACACGTGAATTTGCTCTATCTGCGCATCCCAGAACTTATTATTATGCAAAAATACACCAAACTTATATAAATCCTTCATTGCAAACGACTTTTCTACGTTTCCGGTGACAATTACCCGGTGGGCGACGCATTTTGCCTCCGGCGGCATGACGGTTCCTTTGTTGTCGAGGTAGTAATTCTCACCGTTGGCGCCCATCACCCGCAGGATAGGGATACGCTGAGTCACTTCCACACAGACTTTGCCGCTGGGGGTCTTGTAACATTCTGCCTCGTCAATCAGCGGATGCTTGCCCAGCTCGCGTTCCAGCGACTTGGTGGAGATGCGTTCCATCTTTTTCCCGATGGGGTAGATGCCTTTTTTCTGAAGGATACCTTTCAGTTCGTCCTTGGTGATGAAGCCGGCGTAAGCGGTATCCTTGATGACTAATTCCAGGTCACGGCAGGTCTGGTCGGCAGGCTTGCGGTTGAAGGCGCTGACAGCTACGACGAGGTAGGCTATGAGCACCAGCATGACAATGGACAGAAGGATTCTCTTTACCATAAGCTTTATCGGTTTTCGAGGATTTTACATATTTCGGGGACATAATTGTCGATGTCTCCGGCTCCCAAAGTTATTAATACTTCAATGTTTTTATCTTTCAGAATGTTCAGTATATCTTCCTTTTTACACATACTTTTTTCGATGCCGGGACGGAGATTGTCATATATCAACTCGCTTGTGACGCCGGGAATCGGTGCTTCGCGTGCCGGATAGATGTCTACAAGGATTACTTCATCGAGCAGCGACAGGCTGTCAGCAAAGTCTTGGTAGAAGTCGCGCGTACGAGTGTAGAGGTGCGGCTGGAAGATGGCTGTAATTTTCTTGTCTTTATAGAGTTCACGCATAGACAGCACGCTCTGTTTGATTTCAGAGGGGTGGTGTGCGTAATCACTTAGGAAGACAACACGCTCGTTCTTGATTTTGAAGTCGAACCGGCGGTCTACTCCGCGGAAGCTTGCCATACCTCTTTTTATCTCTTCGGCAGTCACTCCGTTCAGGTGTGCCAATGCCATGGCGGCTATGCCGTTTTCTATGTTGATGCTTACCGGGACTCCCAGTTGGATGTCATTGATGCGGGTGTCCGGGGCTATAAAGTCGATGAATATCTCTCCGTTGCCGATGCGTATGTTCTCTGCGTGGAAGTCTCCTTCGTCACGTGAGTAGGTGTAGACACGTACGCCGGGCTGCACTTTCGGTTGCAGGGAGATGCCTTTGCGGATTATCAATGCACCGCCCGGTTGGATAAGGGTGGTGTAGTGCTCGAAACTTTCAAGGTAGGCTTCCGCTGTTCCGTAGATGTCGAGGTGGTCGGGGTCTGTCGAGGTGATGACGGACATATAGGGCGACAACCAGTGGAAGGAGCGGTCGAACTCGTCGGCTTCGATGA contains:
- the ftsZ gene encoding cell division protein FtsZ, with the translated sequence MDEIVQFDFPTDSPKIIKVIGVGGGGGNAVNHMYREGIHDVTFVLCNTDNQALAESPVPVKLQLGRSITQGLGAGNRPERARDAAEESIEDIRNQLNDGTKMVFITAGMGGGTGTGAAPVIARIAKEMDILTVGIVTIPFIFEGEKKIIQALDGVERIAQHVDALLVINNERLREIYADLTFMNAFGKADDTLSIAAKSIAEIITMRGTVNLDFADVKTILKDGGVAIMSTGFGEGENRVTKAIDDALHSPLLNNNDIFNAKKVMLNVSFCPSSELMMEEMNEIHEFMSKFREGVEVIWGVAIDNSLDTKVKITVLATGFGVEDVPGMDSLHAARSQEEEERQLQLEEEKEKNKERIRKAYGESASNIGSKSLRKRRHIYLFNTEDLDNDDIIAMVEDSPTYMRDKTTLTKIRTKAALEEEVATEEATDDNGVITF
- a CDS encoding GatB/YqeY domain-containing protein, which codes for MDLFDQVSEDIKNAMKAKDKVALETLRNIKKFFLEAKTAPGANDTLTNDAALKIIQKLVKQGKDSAEIYIGQGRQDLADIELGQVAVMEKYLPKQMSAEELEAALKEIIAEVGATSGKDMGKVMGVASKKLAGLAEGRAISAKVKELLG
- the ftsA gene encoding cell division protein FtsA, encoding MATTEFIAAIELGSSKITGVAGKKNSDGSMQILAYAQEDSSTFIRKGVIFNLDKTAQSLTSIINRLEGELKNSIAKVYVGIGGQSLRTVRNVVSRDLEDEAIISEELVSAIGDENIAIPVVDMDILDVAPQEYKVGNNLQANPVGLVGSHIEGRFLNIVARASVRKNLEHCFQQAKIDIADQLIAPLVTANTVLTESERRSGCALIDFGADTTTISVYKNNILRFLTVLPLGGNSITRDITTLQMEEEEAERLKKAYGDALYEEDPEQEEATCKLDDDSRTIKVADLNNIIEARAEEIIANVWNQVQLSGFEDKLLAGIILTGGAANLKSLDEMLRKRSKIEKIRMAKLPRNTVHAPSNILKKDGSQNTLFGLLFEGNQNCCLTETAPQPASASATSKPEPEIHKTVDMFEDDQELKEQARLARLKKEEEEREAKIAAKEAEKIRKQKEKEEKERRKREAGPSWIQRKIDSLTKEIFSDDDMK
- a CDS encoding cell division protein FtsQ/DivIB gives rise to the protein MVKRILLSIVMLVLIAYLVVAVSAFNRKPADQTCRDLELVIKDTAYAGFITKDELKGILQKKGIYPIGKKMERISTKSLERELGKHPLIDEAECYKTPSGKVCVEVTQRIPILRVMGANGENYYLDNKGTVMPPEAKCVAHRVIVTGNVEKSFAMKDLYKFGVFLHNNKFWDAQIEQIHVLPDRNIELVPRVGDHLIYLGKLDNFENKLARLKEFYKKGLNQVGWNKYSRINLEFSNQIICTKRENNK
- the murC gene encoding UDP-N-acetylmuramate--L-alanine ligase — translated: MNIETIKSVYFVGAGGIGMSALVRYFLFKGKVVAGYDRTPTPLTETLIAEGAQIHYEENVDLIPEACKDKESTLVIFTPAVPQEHEELVYFRNNGFEIQKRAQVLGTITRSSKGLCVAGTHGKTTTSTMTAHLLHQSHVECTAFLGGISKNYGTNLLLSQESPYTVIEADEFDRSFHWLSPYMSVITSTDPDHLDIYGTAEAYLESFEHYTTLIQPGGALIIRKGISLQPKVQPGVRVYTYSRDEGDFHAENIRIGNGEIFIDFIAPDTRINDIQLGVPVSINIENGIAAMALAHLNGVTAEEIKRGMASFRGVDRRFDFKIKNERVVFLSDYAHHPSEIKQSVLSMRELYKDKKITAIFQPHLYTRTRDFYQDFADSLSLLDEVILVDIYPAREAPIPGVTSELIYDNLRPGIEKSMCKKEDILNILKDKNIEVLITLGAGDIDNYVPEICKILENR